The following are encoded in a window of Dryobates pubescens isolate bDryPub1 chromosome 25, bDryPub1.pri, whole genome shotgun sequence genomic DNA:
- the LOC104309029 gene encoding immunoglobulin lambda-1 light chain → MAWAPHLLAVLSHGSGSLVQAALTQPPSVSAKPGQTIQISCSGSSDGYYGWYQQKVPGTAPLTVIYANDKRPSGIPSRFSGSKSGSTGTLTITGVQAEDEAVYYCGSWDGSGYGSLVQAALTQPPSVSAKPGQTVQISCSGTGGYDVGWYQQKVPGTAPLTLIYYNTNRPSGIPSRFSGSTSGFTATLTISGVQAEDEAVYYCGGYDSSSVTEALMVLQKDVEVTQLLPLCLEANL, encoded by the exons ATGGCCTGGGCCCCTCACCTCCTTGCAGTGCTCAGCCATGGatcag gtTCCCTGGTCCAGGCAGCTCTGACTCAGCCACCCTCGGTGTCAGCGAAGCCAGGACAAACCATCCAGATCTCCTGCTCGGGGAGCAGCGATGGCTACTATGGCTGGTACCAGCAGAag gtgcctggcactgcccctctcACTGTGATCTATGCTAATGACAAGAGACCCTCAGGCATCCCTTCACGATTCTCTGGCTCCAAGTCTGGCTCCACAGGCACCTTAACCATCACTGGGGTGCAGGCTGAGGACGAGGCTGTCTATTACTGTGGCAGCTGGGATGGCAGTGGCTATG gtTCCCTGGTCCAGGCAGCTCTGACTCAGCCACCCTCGGTGTCAGCGAAGCCAGGACAAACCGTCCAGATCTCCTGCTCCGGTACCGGCGGCTATGATGTTGGCTGGTACCAGCAGAaggtgcctggcactgcccctctcACTCTGATCTACTACAATACCAACAGACCCTCAGGCATCCCTTCACGATTCTCTGGCTCCACATCTGGCTTCACAGCCACCTTAACCATCAGTGGGGTGCAGGCTGAGGACGAGGCTGTCTATTACTGTGGTGGCTAcgacagcagcagtg tgacAGAGGCCCTGATGGTGCTGCAGAAGGATGTGGAAGTGACACAGCTCCTG CCCTTGTGCCTGGAGGCCAACCTCTGA